From the Thermovirga lienii DSM 17291 genome, one window contains:
- a CDS encoding RNA-metabolising metallo-beta-lactamase (PFAM: Metallo-beta-lactamase superfamily; RNA-metabolising metallo-beta-lactamase; Beta-Casp domain~COGs: COG1236 exonuclease of the beta-lactamase fold involved in RNA processing~InterPro IPR011108~KEGG: aco:Amico_0410 beta-lactamase domain protein~PFAM: RNA-metabolising metallo-beta-lactamase~SPTR: Beta-lactamase domain protein;~manually curated), protein MRLRILGAAQEVTGSNYLLEVDGRRVLVDCGLYQGANSGDNHVPLDYDPSTIDAVLLTHAHLDHTGKVPLLVKQGYKGPVYGTRPTLELCDILWRDAAHIQKEDAEWQSRKNMRKGLPPVEPLYTLEDVERSLERLRSVGYDDVVEIVDGLKVRFRDAGHILGSAILEVWLNEGDEEVKVVFSGDLGPQETVMEANPAVVEDADFVVIESTYGNRNHKTNLESREEFRQTMKEMLKDHGKVLIPTFVVDRAQRVLYELKLMQQEGILPDNVPIYFDSPMGMKTTAVYSEHISLLSAEIQEEARQGRDPFTPKQLHIVESVDESKAINNIKHAIVLAGSGMCNGGRIVHHLKNNLFRENAHVVFVGYQAKGTLGRRLIDGSKVVRVAGEEVSVKAKLHTINGFSAHADRSDLLAWAKNFKTNPLFIVTHGEPEASGALAASLQEEGFSAVVPKLGQEFVLSKAKEVVSVQEVPPVFGQETFEDRLALALEQIEQAAEALKLEGNIRDSYVISLIVSAETLLKTAREKLENQKERAANK, encoded by the coding sequence ATGAGACTTAGAATACTTGGTGCAGCACAAGAGGTTACAGGGTCCAACTATCTCTTGGAGGTTGATGGGAGGAGAGTTTTGGTGGACTGCGGTCTTTACCAAGGTGCAAACTCTGGAGATAATCACGTTCCGCTGGATTACGATCCTTCGACGATAGATGCAGTACTTTTGACCCATGCTCACTTGGATCACACTGGCAAAGTTCCCCTATTGGTCAAGCAGGGTTACAAAGGACCGGTCTATGGAACGAGACCTACTTTGGAACTTTGCGATATCCTGTGGAGGGATGCTGCACATATCCAAAAAGAGGACGCCGAATGGCAGAGTAGGAAAAACATGCGCAAGGGGCTTCCGCCTGTAGAACCTTTATACACCCTGGAGGATGTGGAACGTTCTTTAGAGCGTCTAAGGTCCGTAGGATACGATGACGTAGTGGAGATAGTCGATGGTCTGAAGGTGCGATTCAGGGACGCTGGCCATATTTTGGGCAGTGCGATTTTGGAAGTGTGGCTCAACGAGGGTGACGAAGAAGTAAAGGTGGTATTTTCAGGGGACCTTGGCCCACAGGAGACGGTCATGGAGGCCAATCCAGCGGTCGTGGAGGATGCAGATTTCGTAGTGATAGAGTCTACGTACGGGAACAGAAACCATAAAACCAACCTGGAGAGCAGAGAAGAGTTTCGACAGACCATGAAGGAGATGCTGAAAGACCACGGTAAGGTCCTGATACCTACTTTCGTCGTGGATAGGGCCCAAAGGGTTCTATACGAACTGAAGCTTATGCAACAGGAGGGAATACTCCCGGATAACGTGCCGATATATTTTGATTCCCCCATGGGAATGAAGACTACCGCGGTTTACAGTGAGCATATATCTCTCCTTTCCGCTGAGATTCAGGAAGAAGCAAGGCAAGGACGGGATCCTTTTACGCCCAAACAACTTCATATCGTGGAGAGTGTGGACGAATCGAAGGCCATAAACAACATTAAACATGCCATAGTGCTTGCAGGCAGCGGTATGTGTAACGGAGGCAGGATAGTTCATCATCTGAAGAACAATCTTTTCAGGGAGAACGCTCACGTAGTATTCGTAGGTTATCAAGCCAAGGGAACATTGGGCAGAAGGCTAATAGATGGCAGCAAAGTAGTAAGAGTCGCAGGAGAAGAGGTCTCCGTAAAGGCAAAACTACACACTATAAATGGTTTTTCGGCCCATGCGGACAGGAGCGACCTTTTAGCTTGGGCCAAGAACTTCAAGACCAACCCTTTATTTATTGTCACTCACGGAGAGCCTGAAGCATCAGGTGCACTGGCGGCGTCACTTCAGGAAGAAGGCTTCTCTGCCGTAGTTCCTAAGTTGGGGCAAGAATTTGTTCTGTCCAAGGCGAAGGAGGTTGTTTCAGTTCAGGAGGTGCCTCCTGTCTTCGGCCAGGAGACCTTTGAGGACAGGCTAGCACTGGCTTTGGAACAAATAGAGCAAGCTGCAGAAGCTTTAAAGTTGGAAGGAAATATAAGGGATTCGTATGTTATTTCTCTTATAGTTTCTGCGGAGACCTTGCTTAAGACTGCCAGGGAGAAGCTAGAAAACCAAAAGGAGAGGGCGGCCAACAAGTGA
- a CDS encoding two component transcriptional regulator, LuxR family (PFAM: Response regulator receiver domain; Bacterial regulatory proteins, luxR family~COGs: COG2197 Response regulator containing a CheY-like receiver domain and an HTH DNA-binding domain~InterPro IPR000792: IPR001789~KEGG: aco:Amico_0408 two component transcriptional regulator, LuxR family~PFAM: response regulator receiver; regulatory protein LuxR~SMART: response regulator receiver; regulatory protein LuxR~SPTR: Two component transcriptional regulator, LuxR family): protein MTIRVFLADDHPMTRAGLRDYIKREEDFELVGEAEDGEEAFKGIKEKQPDIALLDIRMPKENGVALTRRLAAEGLETKVIILTSYDAKQYVISSLRAGAKGFVLKTASPEELAKAIRTVASGKLYLDAEVSSSVHDDFSPEPLSNREREVLLKAAKGLSSKEIASELYISERTVHAHLASIYDKLGAKNKTEAMLLALKYGVVALEELIE, encoded by the coding sequence GTGACTATAAGAGTGTTTTTGGCGGACGATCACCCTATGACTAGGGCAGGTTTAAGGGATTACATAAAAAGAGAAGAAGATTTTGAATTGGTGGGTGAGGCAGAAGATGGAGAGGAAGCTTTTAAAGGGATAAAAGAAAAGCAACCAGACATAGCGCTGCTAGATATAAGAATGCCTAAAGAAAACGGTGTGGCGCTGACTCGGCGACTGGCTGCTGAGGGACTTGAAACAAAAGTGATAATTTTGACCTCCTATGATGCAAAACAGTACGTAATTTCCTCTCTACGTGCCGGTGCCAAGGGTTTCGTGCTCAAGACGGCGAGCCCGGAAGAGTTGGCGAAGGCCATACGAACGGTAGCCTCTGGCAAGTTGTACTTGGATGCTGAGGTTTCTTCTTCGGTCCATGACGACTTTTCGCCTGAACCTTTATCGAACCGAGAAAGGGAGGTGCTTTTGAAGGCAGCAAAGGGGCTTTCCAGCAAGGAGATAGCGTCAGAGTTGTATATAAGCGAAAGGACCGTGCACGCTCACCTCGCATCCATCTATGATAAGCTTGGAGCAAAGAACAAGACGGAGGCCATGCTGCTTGCACTGAAATATGGTGTGGTGGCCTTGGAGGAACTCATAGAATGA
- a CDS encoding hypothetical protein (COGs: COG4843 conserved hypothetical protein~KEGG: aco:Amico_0082 hypothetical protein~SPTR: Putative uncharacterized protein) — MDIVGPLLIFCSRLLDVPLGTFRILLLVRGKKVQASITAFFESAIYLIALGYILKSGISEPEQIIAYAGGYAAGNFLGVTLEEKFLSSFVLIEIIIADTEEASQLVQRLRNEGFGTTVLYGSGREGRRLILKVLCRRDEIQHLYGITGNSGVVFVSDVKGVWGGHFRQKRK, encoded by the coding sequence ATGGACATTGTAGGACCTTTGCTCATCTTCTGCTCCAGGCTCCTGGATGTCCCCCTTGGGACGTTCAGAATCTTGCTACTGGTCAGAGGAAAGAAGGTTCAAGCCTCCATAACGGCCTTTTTCGAATCTGCCATATATCTTATTGCATTGGGATATATATTGAAAAGCGGAATATCTGAGCCAGAGCAGATAATAGCCTACGCTGGCGGCTACGCAGCTGGGAACTTCCTGGGAGTCACCCTTGAAGAAAAATTTTTAAGCTCCTTTGTCCTTATAGAAATAATAATTGCAGACACGGAGGAAGCCTCCCAACTGGTCCAGCGGTTGAGAAACGAAGGCTTCGGCACCACCGTCCTTTATGGCTCGGGCAGAGAGGGTAGAAGGTTGATTTTAAAGGTGCTGTGCCGCAGGGATGAAATACAGCATCTATACGGTATCACAGGCAACTCAGGCGTAGTTTTCGTATCTGATGTAAAAGGTGTATGGGGTGGACATTTCAGGCAAAAGCGCAAGTAG
- a CDS encoding peptidase S58 DmpA (PFAM: Peptidase family S58~COGs: COG3191 L-aminopeptidase/D-esterase~InterPro IPR005321~KEGG: tte:TTE1796 L-aminopeptidase/D-esterase~PFAM: peptidase S58 DmpA~SPTR: L-aminopeptidase/D-esterase): MNFRVGHAQDLSKATGCTVVIFPEGAVASCDVRGGAPATRETDLLDPSCLVDKIDAILLAGGSAFGLAAADGVMSWCLENNMGFDTGFGLVPIVLASCIFDFSVGEKLSWPDREMGIEACRNAQDPFKLPMGNWGAGTGATVGKYLGLHRAMKSGVGWHVTRKGKIKVYALAVVNSFGGVVDPNGALLAGALNEAGYLVPCDNFGEEDKSSLLWGQNTTLSVIVTNAKLSKADCKRVSIMAHDGMARAISPVHTPFDGDVVFCASTGGENSSVLGVGIMAAEALSEAIRNGVKFAQSAYGFKGNSLAGVD, from the coding sequence GTGAATTTTCGCGTTGGGCACGCGCAGGACTTGAGCAAAGCCACGGGTTGCACCGTTGTAATTTTCCCTGAGGGAGCTGTTGCCTCCTGTGATGTAAGGGGCGGAGCCCCTGCTACCAGAGAGACGGATCTTTTGGATCCTAGTTGTTTGGTGGACAAGATTGATGCTATTTTGCTTGCTGGTGGTAGCGCCTTTGGGTTAGCCGCAGCTGACGGAGTAATGTCATGGTGCCTTGAAAACAACATGGGTTTCGATACAGGTTTTGGTTTGGTTCCTATAGTTTTAGCTTCTTGCATTTTCGATTTCAGCGTGGGAGAAAAGTTGTCTTGGCCAGATCGGGAAATGGGGATTGAAGCCTGTAGGAACGCGCAAGATCCATTCAAACTTCCCATGGGAAATTGGGGTGCAGGAACTGGGGCTACCGTGGGAAAGTACTTAGGTCTCCATAGAGCCATGAAATCTGGTGTGGGATGGCATGTAACTAGAAAAGGAAAAATTAAGGTGTATGCTTTGGCTGTGGTTAACTCCTTCGGTGGAGTTGTTGACCCAAATGGGGCCCTTTTGGCTGGTGCGCTGAACGAAGCTGGATACTTGGTTCCATGTGACAACTTCGGGGAGGAAGATAAAAGTTCTCTACTTTGGGGGCAGAACACTACCTTGTCGGTGATTGTAACTAATGCCAAACTTTCCAAGGCGGATTGCAAGCGTGTTTCCATTATGGCTCACGATGGTATGGCAAGAGCTATATCACCTGTTCATACACCTTTCGATGGAGATGTGGTCTTTTGTGCCTCAACGGGAGGGGAGAATAGCTCCGTCTTGGGCGTAGGAATTATGGCAGCAGAAGCGTTATCGGAAGCCATAAGAAACGGAGTTAAGTTTGCACAAAGCGCCTATGGTTTCAAAGGTAATAGCCTAGCGGGTGTTGATTAA
- a CDS encoding outer membrane efflux protein (PFAM: Outer membrane efflux protein~COGs: COG1538 Outer membrane protein~InterPro IPR003423~KEGG: aco:Amico_0486 outer membrane efflux protein~PFAM: outer membrane efflux protein~SPTR: Outer membrane efflux protein): MRSRKTGQRVKKLLLFLLVAIFFSSMSGRCTAEEVSWEEAWRIITDKSPSLKATLYAVEVAKASLKLAGAGKRISADLAVTEAMLEGASDSFVGGITLSYSLNLAGKEELEIASARIAYEEALLAYRISQLQLFRNASFAYWNAVAANAALRAAEEEIKKREAFLKDAKLRYEQGVVPQLDVLRAESALAEAKASYASKRAIRENYYAMLKGLAGWTDIEPLKEAFEKVEVPIREQAPNYSGVVERHPSVALQSLKVARNEILVKLAKSGMAPKVSISGTRNLFKEGSSSASSSVEDRWSAQATLSIPLSDGGKTKWSVSQAKAQLNIARAELGKEKAAVMEELFSAWEDYRSALEDFASSKKRLELVAREREISVLRYNEGLSSQLDVLDAQSRYADSLANYINAKKKVLVSYSRLDAAEGRLP; the protein is encoded by the coding sequence GTGAGATCAAGAAAAACAGGTCAAAGAGTGAAGAAATTGCTGTTGTTCTTGTTGGTTGCGATTTTTTTCTCTTCCATGTCTGGAAGGTGCACGGCAGAAGAGGTGAGCTGGGAAGAGGCCTGGCGCATTATTACCGATAAAAGCCCATCTTTGAAAGCGACTCTCTACGCTGTGGAGGTTGCCAAAGCATCTTTGAAGTTAGCAGGTGCAGGTAAGAGGATCAGCGCTGATCTGGCTGTCACTGAGGCCATGCTTGAAGGAGCGTCGGATTCTTTTGTGGGTGGGATTACCCTCAGTTATTCATTGAACCTTGCGGGCAAGGAGGAACTTGAGATAGCCTCAGCGAGGATAGCCTATGAGGAAGCCCTATTGGCCTATAGGATTTCCCAGCTTCAACTTTTCAGAAATGCATCCTTTGCCTATTGGAACGCGGTTGCAGCGAATGCGGCGCTGAGGGCGGCCGAGGAAGAAATAAAGAAGAGAGAGGCGTTCTTGAAGGACGCAAAGCTGCGCTACGAACAAGGTGTCGTTCCTCAACTTGATGTTTTAAGGGCTGAAAGTGCTCTCGCGGAGGCAAAAGCCAGCTATGCTTCCAAGCGAGCCATTCGGGAAAACTATTATGCTATGCTCAAGGGGCTTGCGGGTTGGACTGATATAGAACCTTTGAAAGAGGCCTTCGAAAAGGTTGAGGTCCCAATAAGAGAGCAAGCTCCTAACTATTCTGGAGTCGTAGAACGTCATCCGTCCGTTGCCCTGCAGTCTCTCAAAGTCGCAAGGAACGAGATCTTGGTGAAATTGGCAAAATCGGGCATGGCCCCTAAGGTTTCCATATCTGGCACCAGGAACTTGTTCAAGGAAGGCTCCAGCAGTGCTTCTTCCAGCGTTGAAGACAGGTGGAGCGCCCAAGCCACATTGAGCATACCATTGAGCGATGGTGGTAAAACTAAGTGGAGCGTAAGTCAGGCGAAGGCACAGCTGAATATTGCAAGGGCAGAACTCGGTAAAGAGAAAGCAGCTGTCATGGAGGAGCTTTTCTCCGCTTGGGAAGATTATAGGTCTGCATTGGAGGATTTCGCTTCTTCGAAGAAACGATTAGAGTTAGTCGCAAGGGAGAGAGAGATTTCGGTTTTAAGGTACAACGAGGGGCTTTCATCCCAGCTGGATGTTTTGGATGCACAATCTCGCTACGCTGATTCATTGGCAAATTATATAAATGCAAAAAAGAAAGTGCTGGTGTCTTATTCCAGGCTTGACGCTGCAGAAGGACGGTTGCCTTAG
- a CDS encoding efflux transporter, RND family, MFP subunit (TIGRFAM: RND family efflux transporter, MFP subunit~COGs: COG0845 Membrane-fusion protein~InterPro IPR006143~KEGG: aco:Amico_0351 efflux transporter, RND family, MFP subunit~SPTR: Efflux transporter, RND family, MFP subunit;~TIGRFAM: efflux transporter, RND family, MFP subunit) — translation MERRKKAVLIWVSVIILVIGYGTWKVATKPKQAPPTSVATIHAQKGIPVTAEKARRGPWEHWISLYGTVESSKVVQISADRQEYVLAVLCDVGDLLSPGDAMAILDTREIKEKYEAQRAKVRELLDNYRRLQSLKKAGGASAQEVESALSAYLDGEAKLKELEIDLDRSKVSSPIEGIVMEKFVEPGDLASPGKVLFKVADLDSLEVHLVASPKDALKLANAHAARVNTPKGWIDASVKRVDPVADAQTGLLKVILEVPSESGLRPGETVEGQLKDENVAEAIYVPYEAIQRPDEGKAAVFVVSGDVAVQKEVVLGESFNGYVRIISGLDGDEKVVVRGSDRLYPNAKIWLQGE, via the coding sequence ATGGAAAGGCGAAAGAAAGCAGTATTAATATGGGTTTCAGTAATAATCTTAGTTATTGGCTACGGGACATGGAAAGTGGCTACAAAACCGAAACAAGCTCCGCCTACTAGTGTGGCCACTATCCACGCTCAAAAGGGAATTCCCGTTACTGCAGAAAAGGCCAGGAGAGGTCCTTGGGAGCACTGGATCAGTCTTTACGGAACGGTCGAATCCTCAAAAGTTGTGCAGATTTCTGCTGATCGGCAGGAATATGTTTTAGCGGTCTTGTGCGATGTTGGTGACCTTTTGTCTCCTGGTGATGCCATGGCAATCTTGGATACCAGGGAAATCAAAGAGAAATACGAGGCTCAGAGGGCCAAGGTCAGAGAGCTTTTGGACAATTACAGGAGATTGCAGTCTTTGAAAAAAGCAGGAGGAGCTAGCGCCCAGGAGGTTGAAAGTGCTCTTTCCGCTTACCTTGACGGGGAAGCTAAGCTGAAGGAGTTGGAAATTGACCTTGATCGCTCTAAGGTGAGCTCTCCAATAGAGGGCATCGTAATGGAGAAGTTCGTGGAACCAGGTGACTTGGCTTCTCCTGGAAAGGTTTTGTTTAAGGTGGCGGACCTTGACTCCTTGGAAGTTCATTTGGTAGCTTCGCCAAAAGATGCACTAAAGCTAGCCAATGCCCACGCTGCAAGGGTTAATACCCCAAAAGGGTGGATTGATGCTTCTGTTAAAAGGGTTGATCCCGTTGCCGATGCCCAAACAGGCTTGCTGAAGGTGATACTTGAAGTGCCTTCTGAGTCTGGACTAAGGCCTGGAGAAACAGTTGAAGGTCAATTAAAGGACGAAAATGTTGCCGAAGCCATATATGTGCCTTACGAGGCGATTCAGCGGCCTGATGAAGGAAAAGCTGCCGTTTTCGTGGTATCGGGGGATGTTGCCGTTCAAAAAGAGGTGGTCTTGGGAGAATCCTTTAACGGCTATGTGCGAATAATTTCAGGACTTGATGGAGACGAAAAAGTGGTGGTAAGAGGTTCAGACAGGCTTTATCCCAACGCGAAGATATGGCTTCAAGGAGAGTAG
- a CDS encoding integral membrane sensor signal transduction histidine kinase (PFAM: Histidine kinase; Histidine kinase-, DNA gyrase B-, and HSP90-like ATPase~COGs: COG4585 Signal transduction histidine kinase~InterPro IPR018486: IPR011712: IPR003594~KEGG: aco:Amico_0409 integral membrane sensor signal transduction histidine kinase~PFAM: ATP-binding region ATPase domain protein; histidine kinase dimerisation and phosphoacceptor region~SPTR: Putative sensory box sensor histidine kinase) has translation MKKHLLILLTVAILLPSFAALFVAGLGIVQHRRAMEMVAESYVKDIAQSVATQIEFDWGSRFSMARLHTMAKFHWLAFNVSIPGWLAIIDSEGRILVSTAGAEILSSLWNREIPVETALELESPEGERFTLAVYPAGTTGWFVVAAVSWDKLMGPMIKFNRWPLLVGLIGLLGLLSVYALWKWLVAPLRNLSHEVSTLRWGSDLPEKEDPMAVFEVDRLRKVIYHLAQSAIDRAQLMKRYVSDIVKVQEEEKSRLAREIHDGPLQEVTALMQQIRLARMELEGHEESMKRLLLAEEEAQVAVRDLRALCDELSPPWLELGLKEALEELAERISKHFNVTIQVEVHRGICLSKDVSLAFFRVVQEAIHNSYRHGKATKVNVKVYESEGYVFLEVYDNGIGFNPSLDVEALRLSGHRGLANMSERMSLIGGSFEVFSEEGKGTTVLCKVSATCAFA, from the coding sequence ATGAAAAAACACCTTTTGATTTTATTGACTGTCGCTATACTGCTTCCGTCTTTTGCAGCTCTTTTTGTGGCAGGGTTGGGGATAGTTCAACATAGAAGAGCGATGGAGATGGTCGCAGAATCGTACGTTAAGGACATAGCGCAGAGTGTCGCCACTCAGATTGAATTTGACTGGGGAAGCCGATTCAGCATGGCGCGGCTTCACACCATGGCAAAATTCCACTGGTTGGCCTTCAATGTCTCTATTCCAGGATGGTTGGCCATAATTGATTCCGAAGGTCGCATATTAGTTTCCACTGCAGGGGCTGAGATACTATCATCGCTGTGGAACAGGGAAATTCCCGTAGAGACGGCATTGGAGCTTGAGAGCCCTGAAGGAGAGCGTTTTACCCTTGCTGTCTATCCTGCGGGAACTACAGGGTGGTTCGTGGTTGCTGCAGTATCTTGGGATAAACTGATGGGGCCAATGATCAAGTTCAATAGATGGCCACTTCTTGTGGGGCTCATAGGATTGTTGGGTCTCTTATCCGTATATGCTCTATGGAAGTGGTTGGTTGCCCCGTTGAGAAATCTTTCTCATGAAGTGTCAACATTGAGATGGGGGTCGGATCTGCCGGAAAAAGAGGACCCCATGGCAGTGTTTGAGGTAGACCGTCTCCGAAAGGTCATCTATCATTTGGCCCAATCAGCTATAGATAGAGCACAGTTAATGAAAAGGTATGTCAGTGATATCGTTAAAGTTCAAGAAGAGGAGAAGAGCCGTTTGGCGAGAGAGATACACGATGGCCCCCTTCAGGAAGTAACAGCTTTGATGCAGCAGATAAGATTAGCAAGGATGGAGCTTGAGGGGCATGAAGAAAGCATGAAGAGGTTGCTATTGGCGGAGGAAGAGGCACAAGTAGCGGTGAGGGACTTGCGGGCCTTATGTGATGAACTATCACCACCATGGTTGGAGCTGGGGCTTAAAGAGGCTTTGGAGGAATTGGCCGAAAGGATATCCAAACACTTTAACGTCACGATCCAAGTGGAAGTCCATAGGGGGATCTGTCTTTCTAAGGATGTGAGCTTAGCTTTTTTTAGAGTGGTTCAGGAAGCTATACACAACTCCTACCGCCATGGTAAGGCTACAAAGGTGAACGTGAAAGTTTATGAAAGCGAGGGTTATGTTTTCTTGGAGGTTTATGACAACGGTATAGGATTTAACCCGAGCTTGGATGTGGAGGCGTTGAGGCTTAGCGGACATAGAGGATTGGCCAATATGAGTGAAAGAATGAGCCTTATTGGAGGAAGCTTTGAGGTGTTTTCGGAAGAAGGGAAAGGGACCACCGTGCTGTGCAAGGTGTCCGCTACTTGCGCTTTTGCCTGA